The sequence below is a genomic window from Lycium ferocissimum isolate CSIRO_LF1 chromosome 9, AGI_CSIRO_Lferr_CH_V1, whole genome shotgun sequence.
GCAAAAAAAATTACGGGAAAAAAGTGAAACTCTCATGGCCgaagttttttgttttttttgcttGCATTTCGTTAGTAGTCAGTATGATGTTTAACCAAAGTTTTGGCATATGTGATTGCATTATCTGCTATTGACACTTTGTCCGAGTGGGAACATATGTCTTGCTTGATGTTCGTAGATTAGCGATAAATGCAAATTTTTAATCGAGCTCTATGTAGGATCTGGATGCTGTGGAGGCCCTGATACAAGGTCTGGTCTTGTTCCAAGGAGGCGTACTGATGGTACTATGAAACTTCTGTAAATGTTTTTGGCTAAATTGAAACATAACTGTATTTTGTTTTTGCTGGTCTTTAATGCTTCTGCTACATCATGTTATTTACAGGTCAGTCATGATGAACATTTAACATCTGGTAGTGTTGATCAGCTCTGGGCCGTCTCTGAGGGCAGGGTGACGCCTTTCGAGGGGACATTCCACGATTACAAGAGACTACTGCAAGCAAAACAGTTATAACAAAGGTTGCTGTTTTCTGAAATGGACGAACTATTATTAGTTACTTCATGGCATACAACCCCTACTGTATATGCTTGAAAATGAGACTTTAACAGTATGCAACAGATGGATGCAGAAAAGCAGTGATGCGTTTAAGTTTTTCAAACAATCTCAATTTTGTTGTCTTGATGAAGTGATCGTAGTTGTCAATGTGGgtcttttatgttatatttttcattttataaaaCCAAAGAcataactttttattttcatatctGGAGATTTTCTTTCAACAAAATGAAAGACTATCTAATTCTTAACGTTTTGAAAACATATGTACTAGAATTTCATGTGAAGCTATAAGTTAATAAGATTTCTCATAATAGCACATTTTCAATGACTCGTTCCCTTTTGAGTAGGTAAGTCCTATATGCATGGCTTCTAAATCGTAAAAGCAAATGTCTGGATAGAGTACAAAAGAGCAAGACTGACAATATTTTGACAAACTAAATTAAATGATTTTAGAATATCcttgtaatttgtaaatatgTACGATACACGGGCCTCAGCTtgcaaaaaaatcaaaatgaaGTTCTAAGgacagagaaaagagagaagataaAAGGGCGCGTAATATGCCACATCAGTTTGAGATTCTAATATGTTGCCACATAGAGCAACTATGAGGACTATTAAAACAATGACGACTATCTGTCCATCTCCACCAACTCACTTTAATCAAGTTGAGATCGGTCATATGAATTTTTACTAATATATTGTTGCGTTCAGTTTCACCTTAAACGAGGACTTTCAGAACGAAGAAAACTTATATACCGAGGAAAGGTTATTGGGCTACTTATAGGGTATATTGGTACATCGGCTAAAATGATCCAATTAGATGTGCTTACTTTCTTCTCGACTCATAAAAAGTGAAATCGAATTGAGGAAATTGCAAaaccgggaaaaaaaaaaagaacaaaagaatgCGCATCCAGGGAATCGAACCCTGGTCAGTACCGTGGGAGGGTACTATGATACCACTACACCAGATGCGCCTGCTTGTGCTCTATATGATAtagaagaaaattatattaatctacctctttagtttttttttcttttttttttttttggtaaaaagatTCAAATTTGCCTAGCATACTAAATGGAGCAGTTGTGTCTCCTTTAAACTTTTGGATTAATATTTCTCTGCTGTTAGGAAAAATTCTTGTTTTTGCCGTGGACTCCGTATGGGTTTTTAACGTGAGGATAATTTTAAACGCTACCTCGTATCctattttttcctttataaCATTATACGCTTATTGTTCAAACTGCTGATCTGTAGCACTAGGAAACGCTATGAAACAATACAATCTATCTGAACGTTATATTATCAAAACAATACATTGCCACTGAAAATATTGACGATTTACATATTAGTCACGTCTTCAACTCAGAAAGTAATGGGGTTTGATGCAAAATGagctacaaaatatacactggtAACTATTGTAAAATTCCACAGTTCACACTTGGTGGAATCGATCATAATTCTAAGATTAACATTGTCCCTATTCCCTACATTAGAAATTCAGCCTAACAAAATAGAGTAAATACAAGGATATAAAATGCATCTGCTTCCTACAATCTGGCTTGAACCTTTGAATAGACTCTGCACGATCAACAACCATAGTTGCACGGAGTACGGTAAAATTCCTCGGTATGGTCATTTGGGAAGTCCCTCCGAGGACTATTACCGGGAATTCTATTCGACACGTTCCCTCCCGCAAAGTAGCATGTAGAGACATTGGCGAATGATATACAACTttgctcttttatttttcaaagtcTTTTTTCTTGGTATAGAAAAAACTCTGGCTTTGCCATTGTTGGATGAAGTCGAAGCTTCCATTTTTGTAAATTGCTTTTGATTTTGTTGCTTTGAGGGAAGTTGATAATTTCTAGTAGTTTCTTTTAGAACTTCCACGGGAGTTACTAGAAAAAAACATGTCTCAGTTTCATCAGTTTCTTACATGActgttttatatattttgttgaaATCTATATGTTGCTGCCAAactagacttttttttttttggcagtaAACCAGGGGCCCTGTTTCCTGATTTTCAGTGACTATGTTTTTTACTGTTGGCATGGCCAATAAATTGTTGGGTTAAACTGACATAAAATATTCTTAACATGGTGTGATATTATCGTAAGAATTAGGTGGAATGATCAATTTTCAGGCATGCTATGAGTTTTTAGCCACGGTTAAAGTAGGGACAATTTAATACTAGAAATAAAATTTGGACAAATATATCCTACTTAAAAAACGGAAGAACTTATAAAAGTTTTTGAATCCCATAAACGTTTCTTGAGTTCCACTTGTCACTCCTTTGAATTCTAGCATCGTTTATTGGAGTTGTTCCGTTCATGGGGTTTGAAACTCCTCTTTCCTTAAGTTCCACTTGTCAATCGTTCGAATTCCGGCACCGTTTACTGGAGTTGTTCCGTGTTTTGGTTGGAGGTATTTTTATCCAAGACTTTTTCCGTGTCAAAAGAATGGTTAGATGTTACTCCTATAACTTTTACAATAGTGACTAATATTTGATAGCATGTGTTAAAAGTGTCTATTTACCAGCTTTGCCTGTTCTCCCTCTGTGATATTATTCGTCTTAGGCTAAGCTCACACGTTTTTTCCTATAAGGCCTCATGCCATTAACAACATCCAACACCTCATAAatagcttctttttttcttttgtattttcTATTTGTGACTTCGTTCACAGCCGCCCATACAATAAACCTGATTTTCTGGTTAACAGTTACAGTCTCGAGGACTTGAGTAAAAGGACAAAGGTGCTGTTTGCATAGCCCTCCTTGTTTTTTGCCACTCTATTTTCCACTCTGCAGAGTTCACACTTAACCTAAAATGGCATAGGTCCATACGTCTGCAGTCAAAGTTTCAGGATCAGGCATATGTAGACTATTtgtttttttcaacttttgtttTCTGAAGTTACCCAATGTACGTCCTCCTAcatatcttttaatttaaattccGTTTTAATACAGTTTGCTATTGAAATTGTCATACATTATTTATATAGTTCACACATAAAGGAAACACTAAACACAGTGAAATAGGAAAGATATCATCGAGcataaataatagtaataacatctcTTAGGATTTAAGCTATATAGTGATGGCGTAAAGTTTTTTCTACAATATCAGTAAATTTTAACATGTGACAGCAAATTGGTTACCATCTTTACCAGATTAGGTTTAAATATAGTTACTTAATAAATGACTTAATAGTGTAAATATCTTTTACATGTGCATAGAACTTAAACTGTTTCATCTCCCCCCTCGTCAAATCCCATATGATACAAAAACCTAAATGATTTGTGAACCattgatgtgttatggttgaaATAATCAGGGCGTCATACGGAAGCTAATAGTTGCAAAGCCTTGAACGACGATAAatcaaacaacaaagaaaatatactaaagACGCATAATACTTTAATATGATTTGGTCAATTGACCTACATATAAAAACTAatactctctctgtttcaatttatgtgaacctatttcttttttagtttgtgtcaaaatgaatgacctatttcctaatttggaaacaaattcactttatgaaatgatttacagccacacaaatattcaagacttattttgaaccacaagtttcaaaagtctttactctttcttaaatgtcctgcccagtcaaatgggttcacataaattgaaacggagggagtataaaagaAAGCGCAAACTCTATGAGAGAAAAATTTCCCCCTAAGCAAAACTCTCTAAACGACTACATTCCGGATACTTTTCTGTGTTTTTGTTTGAAGGGAATATTCTCAATTTATAAAAGTGCAAAATTTCTCCTCCAAGAAAAGGATAAATATGCAGAGTCCATTTCCACATAGAAACCTTTTCTACCAAAAAATCCTTATCGAAGTAAAACACACTTATGGTAGAATCCAAATAAGGTAGAAAATTTAGGGCAACCCCTAACATGATGTTGGTttacaataataacaacatacacagtgaaatcccacaaagtggagTGTGgggggtagagtgtacgcaggcCTTATCGCTGCTGGTTTTTATATCGCTGCTGGTTTCTATagtaaaaatgacaaaaagcaaacaagtatttttttttttttttgtgaagcTAATCAGATTTGTTTTGGTTACTCTTCTATTGCTCAGTAGCAATCAATCTTCAAGTCTTCAGGCCATCCAAATTCCTCCAGAAGTGCCAGTACAACACCATTTGCCCATCCAAAACCAATCTGCATTTAAACAAAATGATtggtttaaattattttttatttcatatttagTGTCCTCAATATATTTATTTCAAAACATTTTAGATGTCCATAGTACACTGCTTTTTATAGTATGATTCAAAGTACACCTAAAACCTTGTATCATAGCTATAATATAACATATGAGTGAAGAAAAAGCTCTTGACCATACAAATATTATGTATCCAGAATTTGAAGCTTATAGGTTCCCACAGCCACCTCAAGTtaataaacaataataacttGATTCACAGTCaaatatttatgaatatttaGTAGATTTGTTAATGTAAATGACATAATTCATGGTGATTCATAAAGCCGATCCAAAATTGTTTGAAATTGAGATGCAGTAGCTGTTGTTGTATTCATTATCAAATAAATTgcaggaaaataaaaaaatgccaaaaaatcAGATCCTGTACTTACTTGAGCTACATAAAAGCCACCACCTCCGGCTGCTCCACATTTTGTCACatcatatttttcatacattgCACCCGTTTTCTTGTAAGCTACATAATTCGTTCTTATCCACCGGACAGCAATGTCTTTAGCTAAGGCTCTTGCCTCTTCTAGCCCCGACCTTGCGAGACCTTCAATGATTATGTGTTGAAGGGGTGGCCAACCATTTGGAAAATCCCTGTTGTAAAATCATAATGAGATAACAGAAATTAAAAGGCACTGTAGTTTAATGTATTATTTCAATAAGAGTTAAAACAAGCTATGTATAATGTACCATTGTTGTCCGGTATTAGACAAGGTCATTGCAATCCCTGCAGGTTGAAGAAGGCCCGAGCTCCGGAGACTTTGAACTACTTTTTGAGTTGTGATCTTATCTTAAATTATATCAAAGCAGAAATAATATCATTATATGCTCGAGTAGTGATATCTATATCCATAAATATCACTTAGAAATATACAGACCTGAACGAAATAATTCAGTCCACAAAGGGACAAAGTTAGAGGCAAATGACTTCTTGTTCTGGTGTAAATCTTCCCATTTATAAATATCCTAAAATCACAAACACGCAAAACAAAACTTGAGAATACTTTAGTTTTTCAAGGCGAGAAGACATGCGCAAGAATTCATGCATGATGTACCACCTCGGATGTGTTACTGCTGCCAAGCCAGTAATCAAGCCATTGCCCCATCTCCGCGTTCCAAAAGATACAGTTAATGGCCCTTTGTCTATTTTGAGAAGCTTCTGTAAATTGTGCAACCACACTActttctccaataatatttgCTAGAAATACTATGTCAATTTCCATCTGTGACACAAACTTAAAAGCCCATGTTATATGAAATATCACACTTATAAGGCCTAATATTCTGAGATTCTACAAAATTACCTTCAGAAGGAATACATTCAGGTCAACTGGtaaaattgatgttgtactagTTGTTGTGAGATCAGATTCGTTCCTGCAATACAAGATAAAAACAGTTCATGCTTTGCATTATCAAACTATAATGAGAAATAAATGAATAATGTGCCACCTCATCCATCTTGAACTGAAATCCCATCCACTTTCAGCAGCTGACGCCAGGTCGCGATAAAATTCTCTTTTTTCACAGATATTTGGGAGTTTGGTAGCTGTTTTCTTATCCTATatcaaatgaagaaaaaaaaaactgtattTGCACTTGTACAAAGGTCAAGATAAACCCAAGTCAGGAATATGAGTAGCGGAGCCTTACAATAGTTGACGCTTCTGGCCGGGGTTTATTCCACATAGCATAGTACCGACTCAAGCTGTGGTTTGATCCCTGAGCATCTTGAATAGTCACTCTATGTATTCCttgaacaaaattaaaaaaatagagaatTAAAGGTGAGTGAAGTCTTCTGTGTAGATTTAACATAAAAAGCATTTTAAGTCGGAAGACCTGTACAACAAAACCCAAAAACATACTTGACATAGCCAACACATTGCAAGAAAAACAACAACCTATTCAATAGGAAACCAAAAAATAAGATGGTATACCTGAACTCCAAAAGTGATACTCCTTGAGCAAAGCAGGAAGAGATCCTCTAACCAAGTCTAAATCACCCGTTTGATTGTATATGTCAACGATCATCCCTGCCAGGACAGGAGGCTGACTGGACATGTGAAACACAAGTACACAAGATACAGTAAGCATGTGCACAGCATCAGGGGTGGATCTACACACAAGTGAGGGTGTTCGGGCGGATCTACACACAagtgagggtgttcacccgaataccctcggcaaaaaattacaatgtatatataaggtatttttgtattttttatgtacatatatagattttgaacaccctgaacacAAGAGTAAGAGTTGTTTCAGTGATTTTCGAACCCCCTCAATGAAATTTCTAAATCCGCTACTGCACAGCATGATAAGAGTAAGTAACAAAACTGAACTTTTTCACCTATAACTTACACTCTAGCTATAAAACTGGCAATGTTATATGGTAATGAAGGTTAGGTTGCTAAAGTCTAATATATCCATAAGATGAGTGTTGCAAAGATGTGAATGCTAAGATGGATGTGCTATTATACAAGATTAGAGCCGCACCGATCCGTACGTGTGAAACTATGGTGAGTGAAGGTGTTAAAAGGGGATGGGGTAGACCTAACAATCACATGAAAGTAATTTGTCCCGGAAGACCTACAATCCTTGGAATTAATGCAGacttctaaaatattacttatttttcacatttattttatttgtattgATAGTGATATGACTTGAGCTTAAATGAAgaagtgaggattcatatagtggaccccaacttgtttgggattgaGGATTGAGGCGCAgttgtttttgttgtataaCGATAACTTATACTCGATTAGTCCAATATAGTTGCATTTACCTAACAATGTCATCGCACCCCGACCTCAaccaccaaaagaaaaagacaagTACTAGGGAGGAAACAAAGCGCAATAAAATAAAACCAAATTACAAGTGGACATCCTTATTTTCCAGAGAAAATGAGCTAAGTAGTGAATGATAATacaattactccctccatcacATTTTATGAGTGTGAAATTAAGTTGACTAGCATCTCTATTGGTAGTATTACAAGAAAAAAATCATTGAGATGTCTCAAAAActaagttaaacacatatagaCAATATATACAAGTTAAAGCATCTTAAACACGGTAAGTTTTAAATATCAGGAGGTGAAAAGATGCTTGCCTTCTGTTAGTGTAGTATGCTCGTGCGCCATTAAGAACATAACCATATTGATCTATCAAAGAAATCAGATTAGTAACAATCCCTTTTGCAGTTTCATACATCTTGCTTACTAACAAGCCCCTGCATAAAAAAATTGTCTAACgtataagattttatcaaaAGAGAACTATAAAAAGG
It includes:
- the LOC132030685 gene encoding trehalase-like isoform X2 produces the protein MDNATIFVIFTLFMLFTAMNTIEAETCTYTEKGPVIATTPLVSFLERVQESALQAYGQKGFDAKHFVDMSLRKNLSVTVEAFDKLPRTVNGSILANDLDGFIVNYLRKVDEDLVYVEPVDYVAEPEGFLPNVKNPEVRKWALEVHSLWKNLSRKVSDNVLEKPELYTLLPLKNPVIIAGSRFREVYYWDSYWVIRGLLVSKMYETAKGIVTNLISLIDQYGYVLNGARAYYTNRSQPPVLAGMIVDIYNQTGDLDLVRGSLPALLKEYHFWSSGIHRVTIQDAQGSNHSLSRYYAMWNKPRPEASTIDKKTATKLPNICEKREFYRDLASAAESGWDFSSRWMRNESDLTTTSTTSILPVDLNVFLLKMEIDIVFLANIIGESSVVAQFTEASQNRQRAINCIFWNAEMGQWLDYWLGSSNTSEDIYKWEDLHQNKKSFASNFVPLWTELFRSDHNSKSSSKSPELGPSSTCRDCNDLV
- the LOC132030685 gene encoding probable trehalase isoform X1; its protein translation is MDNATIFVIFTLFMLFTAMNTIEAETCTYTEKGPVIATTPLVSFLERVQESALQAYGQKGFDAKHFVDMSLRKNLSVTVEAFDKLPRTVNGSILANDLDGFIVNYLRKVDEDLVYVEPVDYVAEPEGFLPNVKNPEVRKWALEVHSLWKNLSRKVSDNVLEKPELYTLLPLKNPVIIAGSRFREVYYWDSYWVIRGLLVSKMYETAKGIVTNLISLIDQYGYVLNGARAYYTNRSQPPVLAGMIVDIYNQTGDLDLVRGSLPALLKEYHFWSSGIHRVTIQDAQGSNHSLSRYYAMWNKPRPEASTIDKKTATKLPNICEKREFYRDLASAAESGWDFSSRWMRNESDLTTTSTTSILPVDLNVFLLKMEIDIVFLANIIGESSVVAQFTEASQNRQRAINCIFWNAEMGQWLDYWLGSSNTSEDIYKWEDLHQNKKSFASNFVPLWTELFRSDKITTQKVVQSLRSSGLLQPAGIAMTLSNTGQQWDFPNGWPPLQHIIIEGLARSGLEEARALAKDIAVRWIRTNYVAYKKTGAMYEKYDVTKCGAAGGGGFYVAQIGFGWANGVVLALLEEFGWPEDLKIDCY